A section of the Chitinophagaceae bacterium genome encodes:
- the lpdA gene encoding dihydrolipoyl dehydrogenase, whose product MIQYDLIVIGSGPGGYVAAIRASQLGMKVGVVEKEELGGICLNWGCIPTKALLKSAEVFNYIKHAKDYGISVENPSADFKGVINRSRNIAAGMSKGIKFLFEKNKIDIIQGFGIIKKGKIVEVSDTTGKKVDYPAKHIILATGARSRELPSMPLDNKRIIGYRKAMTLEKLPESMVVVGSGAIGSEFAYFYSTMGTKVTLVEFLPNIVPLEDEDISKQMEKSLKKIGIDIKTESEVTKVDTSSPKNKVTIQTKTGTTIVECDIVLSAVGITTNIEGIGLEEVGISVEKGKVVVDSFYKTNVEGIYAIGDIVKGQAFAHVASAEGIICVEKICGHSPTPLDYNNIPACTYTSPEIASVGFTEKAAKEKGYSLKIGKFPFSASGKAKAGGASEGFVKVIYDAKYGELLGAHFIGSNVTEMIAEIVVARKLETTGHEILKSVHPHPTISESIMEATAAAYGEVIHL is encoded by the coding sequence ATGATACAATACGATTTAATAGTAATAGGAAGTGGCCCTGGTGGTTATGTGGCAGCTATCAGAGCTTCACAATTAGGAATGAAAGTGGGAGTGGTAGAGAAAGAGGAATTAGGAGGAATATGTCTCAATTGGGGATGTATCCCTACAAAAGCCCTCCTCAAAAGCGCTGAGGTGTTTAATTATATAAAACATGCAAAGGATTATGGTATTTCTGTAGAAAACCCCTCTGCTGATTTCAAAGGAGTGATAAACAGAAGTAGAAATATCGCAGCGGGTATGAGCAAAGGAATTAAATTTTTATTTGAAAAAAATAAAATAGATATCATACAGGGATTTGGTATCATAAAAAAAGGAAAAATAGTAGAAGTAAGTGATACAACAGGCAAAAAAGTAGATTATCCTGCAAAGCATATCATCCTTGCTACGGGAGCACGTTCACGGGAGCTCCCATCTATGCCTTTAGATAATAAACGCATTATTGGATATAGAAAAGCAATGACTTTGGAAAAACTACCCGAAAGTATGGTAGTCGTTGGTTCGGGAGCAATTGGATCAGAGTTCGCTTATTTTTACAGCACTATGGGAACAAAAGTCACTTTAGTAGAATTTTTACCCAATATAGTTCCCTTAGAAGACGAAGATATTTCAAAACAAATGGAAAAGTCATTGAAAAAAATAGGTATAGATATCAAAACAGAGTCAGAAGTAACAAAAGTAGATACTTCTTCCCCAAAAAATAAAGTCACCATACAAACAAAAACAGGCACTACCATAGTAGAATGCGATATAGTGCTTTCTGCGGTAGGAATAACTACCAATATAGAAGGTATAGGATTAGAAGAAGTGGGTATATCTGTTGAAAAAGGAAAGGTAGTAGTAGATAGTTTTTATAAAACCAATGTAGAAGGGATATATGCAATAGGAGATATTGTAAAAGGACAAGCCTTTGCACACGTAGCATCTGCTGAAGGAATTATATGTGTAGAAAAGATATGCGGACACTCTCCTACCCCATTAGATTACAATAATATACCCGCTTGTACTTACACCTCCCCCGAAATAGCTTCTGTTGGCTTCACAGAAAAAGCCGCAAAAGAAAAAGGATACTCTCTCAAAATAGGTAAATTTCCATTCTCCGCTTCCGGAAAAGCAAAAGCAGGTGGAGCATCGGAAGGATTCGTAAAAGTTATCTACGATGCAAAATATGGAGAGCTTCTGGGGGCTCATTTTATAGGTTCCAATGTAACCGAAATGATTGCTGAGATAGTAGTAGCGCGTAAACTAGAAACCACAGGGCATGAAATACTCAAGTCGGTTCATCCACACCCTACTATATCTGAATCTATTATGGAAGCAACCGCAGCGGCTTATGGGGAAGTAATTCATTTATAA
- a CDS encoding sterol desaturase family protein, protein MEQYISLFLNGYTNYYHYLLSEITFQYTHKPWWENYFYMLITVSVFFFLLEIIRPWRKEQPLLRKGFWLDIFYMFFNFFLFSLLVYNALSDVAVHLFSQFLSLFGVSNIIAIRIEQLPRWLQLFVFFIIRDFIHWWIHRLLHYSSFLWNIHKVHHSVEEMGFAAHLRYHWMEGIIYRGLEFIPLSLIGFGIDDFFFAHFISLSIGHWNHSNIHIDIYFLKYIFNNPALHIWHHAEKVPADKKYGVNFGISLSVWDYLFRTVYDKRDGKNEKLGFDTIATFPQSFIRQNFSIPIRGNETFHNKKNPKR, encoded by the coding sequence ATGGAACAATATATTTCTCTCTTTCTCAATGGATATACAAATTATTACCACTATCTTCTATCGGAAATAACCTTTCAATATACGCATAAGCCATGGTGGGAAAATTATTTTTACATGCTTATTACCGTAAGTGTGTTTTTTTTTCTATTAGAAATAATAAGGCCTTGGCGAAAAGAGCAACCTCTCCTGAGAAAAGGATTTTGGTTAGATATTTTCTATATGTTTTTTAATTTTTTTTTATTTTCTTTATTGGTTTATAATGCACTTTCTGACGTAGCCGTTCATTTGTTTTCTCAGTTTTTATCTCTCTTTGGGGTTTCCAATATCATTGCTATTCGCATAGAGCAACTCCCTCGTTGGCTACAGCTTTTTGTTTTCTTTATAATAAGAGATTTTATACATTGGTGGATTCATAGATTGCTCCATTACTCATCTTTTTTATGGAATATTCATAAAGTGCATCATTCTGTGGAAGAAATGGGATTTGCAGCTCATCTACGATATCATTGGATGGAAGGAATTATTTATAGAGGATTAGAATTTATTCCTCTTTCTCTGATTGGTTTTGGAATAGATGATTTCTTTTTTGCTCATTTTATTTCTCTTTCTATTGGGCATTGGAATCATTCTAATATTCATATAGATATATATTTTTTGAAATATATATTTAATAACCCTGCCCTTCATATATGGCATCATGCGGAAAAAGTTCCCGCAGATAAGAAATACGGGGTCAATTTTGGTATTTCTTTAAGTGTTTGGGATTATCTTTTTAGAACTGTATACGATAAAAGAGACGGTAAAAATGAGAAACTAGGGTTTGATACCATAGCCACTTTTCCTCAATCGTTTATCAGGCAAAATTTTAGTATTCCAATCAGAGGCAATGAGACCTTCCACAATAAAAAAAACCCGAAGAGGTGA
- a CDS encoding SAM-dependent methyltransferase gives MSKIYLLPTPISLYEPLQIITDQEKKILQTLRWFLVEDVRTARRFLLSMKLEGFSLQEIQLDTLDKHTDTTQQREYIQKVLMGNSVGILSEAGCPAVMDPGNQFIALAQKNNIHVVPVAGPSSLMLSLMASGLNGQNFTFHGYFPIPKEECIQKIKQVEREIQKQGNTHIFVETPYRNQKVLETILTTAQNTTYLCIACEITSEAEYIQTKSILQWKQTQVDIQKKNCVFLFGNFVEGF, from the coding sequence ATGTCAAAAATATATCTGTTACCCACTCCCATTTCTTTATACGAGCCATTACAAATAATTACCGACCAAGAAAAAAAAATTTTGCAAACACTTCGCTGGTTTTTGGTAGAAGATGTACGAACCGCAAGAAGATTCTTACTCAGTATGAAGTTAGAAGGTTTTTCTTTGCAAGAAATCCAATTGGATACATTAGATAAACATACCGATACTACTCAACAAAGAGAGTATATACAAAAAGTTTTGATGGGAAACAGCGTGGGCATTCTATCAGAGGCAGGTTGTCCTGCGGTAATGGATCCGGGAAATCAATTTATTGCTCTGGCACAGAAAAATAATATACACGTGGTACCCGTAGCGGGACCTTCTTCTCTCATGTTGTCTCTTATGGCATCGGGATTGAATGGACAAAACTTTACTTTTCACGGATACTTTCCTATTCCCAAAGAAGAATGTATTCAAAAAATAAAACAAGTGGAAAGAGAAATACAAAAACAGGGAAATACCCACATATTTGTAGAGACTCCTTATAGAAATCAAAAAGTTTTGGAAACCATTCTTACTACCGCACAGAATACTACCTATCTTTGTATTGCATGCGAGATAACATCCGAAGCCGAATATATACAAACAAAATCTATACTGCAATGGAAACAAACCCAAGTAGATATACAGAAAAAAAATTGTGTGTTTTTGTTTGGAAACTTTGTAGAAGGATTCTAA